The nucleotide sequence GGAGTGTTTCTTCctcgggaaagaagagaaggagaaaagaACAAAATGTCTCTCAAATTGACGCATTACACGTACATGTAAGAAGAAATCTACGTACACTAAGTGTTCGACAAGAGAAGATATCATATGCATGAGAATCATATGTATAACGAGACGGAAACAAATGAGTCACCCTTTGTCTTTTTACCAAAGGAAACTTGCATGGGAACTTGAAACCCTACACCAACAGTGATTCTGATATTATATATTAGTATGGATATTCTGTAGATAGTTCCTCACATGCACTCACTAGCAGAGAGAGAAGGTGATCCAATACATTGTAGATGAAGCCGTTTGTCTCAGGCACACACAAGCATACAATACGTCGGCAATGCTGGACAGTGAACGACGTTAAATGACAACGATGATACGTATGGCACAGCACCGAGCTCAGCACAGCCTCAGCCAACGGTGCAATAAAGTATGTGCACTCCTTGGAGCCGACGCTGTTGAAATGACAGAAAGTTAGAAGGTTTAAAGGTCACAAAGATAAAAGAAGGGGAAGGCAGCAGAACTCCAAAGCGTCTCGTCCAACGACGGCTGTTGAAATGGTCAACGTTTGTCAGCAGCTGATGCTGGAGATGATATGAAGTAGCAAAGGTCAACTGAGAATTTAATGTTCATGGTTTTGTTCTGTAATGTGCTAAGCTAGATGGTATGTAATTGAAATATAGTATAGATAACATTTTTTATGAGGCAATCAATCTCTGTAGATGCCGATGATGAGAAACTGATGAAGAACTATAAATGTGAGATCTTTCATATGCTTTCatcctttttctctcttctttttcaagTCAAGTATGAGGTTGGAAGAATTAATGTCAGCTTACAGCCATCACAGAGAATGAAATATGCATGCTTTGACAGCAGAGTTCATAGTTCATCTGGAAGTTTAGGGCACATGAGAAATATGGCATTGCAGCATGAAAGCATATGAAAGATCTCACATTTGCAGAAATTTCTTGAAGTGGATCGAAAGAACTTGTAGTGAAGAGGGCTGCCACAAGCAGCAGTTGATACATCAAAGCTCAGCTACATGAGTAACTTGAATTACTTATGCTTGACTGCTAGAACAGTATTATTTTACCTTGACTCAGCTCCAAGATAAAGACAGGAGGCATCCTCTGATGAGGCATAGAGCTCTGCTTTTGATACTTCGGGAGTTCTGACCAAAGTCTATCATTGATCTAAACTATTCCAGAGATGATGTGGTCAAGATTTGGAAGCTTTGTGCCTCATATATTTTATTGCCCATTCACCTTCTGCTCCCACTCGTCGATATCCTGACATGCACACAGCCGATGGTTCTTTTCCAGCTGCACCAGTGCCAGATCCATTGTTTCCTTAGCTGGTAGATTCCCCATTTCTGTCATAGAATAATTGACAGTGGACGCCAGAGACATACATAAACTAATCTATCATACAAGCTTTCATTGGCTGTTCCAAAGCACCTACTCCTAAGTGGTATCTGGAAACAGGAGGCTTCATCTGTGCTTCGTTGTGGCTGCTTCCAACTCGTTTGATCATGGaagtgttgatgatgatgatgatgatgatgatgatgttgttgaTGTAACAGTAACATGGAATAGGGAGTGAGAAAATGCTCTGCTATGACCTTGAGCTGCACCAAGTTTTGATGGTTCTTTAatggaagaagagggaaaaattAGACATTAAGGCAAATTGATCAACCCAAAGACCTCCTCTTGACAGAATATTCTAACAAGGTAGGTCCTTGTCCTATTCCCCCAGACTGCATTTTGTTTGATGGTTTAACAGGCAGCAGGACCCAATCAATTCCCCCTCCTTCCATTCACCTTTGACCAACTCAAACCAGATGCAATGGAATCAAGTGTCTGTAAGTGGTTTCTGGTTTCAAAGGGCACCATCTCGTGGTGCATCTTATTCTACTCTTCTCAATGGGACAAACTCGCAACCCCTACAATTCAAGCCATTGACTCTGTCTTAGAGAAGTAATATGGTCGATAAAAGCTAGTGGAAGAGCAGCGGATACAAACTCTGGTTTCATTCACAGGCCATGGTATTTGTGATTCCAGAGATGGTAAAGAAAAGCAATCGTTAAGTGCTATGTATTTCTCTGGCTATAAAAGGCTTGTCCGCACCTCCATTCCTCACCAAGTTAGCTAAAGAGAGAGAAAAGCTTGTGGGAAGTGATCGCCAAGTGTTGGAGAGAGATGGAGAGCACAGTTGGGCAGGTCATAAAATGCAGAGGTTCGTATCCTCTATTGAAGATACACCTTTCTTGTCTCTGTGCTGTCAGACACAACTCACGTTTCTTTTGTGTGTAGCTGCTGTTGCATGGGAGGCAGGGAAGCCATTGGTGATCGAAGAggtggaggtggcaccacctcagGCGATGGAGGTTCGATTGAAGATCCTGTACACATCACTCTGCCACACTGATGTTTACTTCTGGGAAGCCAAGGTAGGTGTATCTTGCAGATTCTCTTTCCAATGATCAAATACATCTCTTTTTCTTcgaattttcatataaatttgtCGTCTGAATTCTAATTGGCATTCTTTCATTTCTTGTAGGGTCAAAAACCAATCTTTCCAAGAATCTTGGGCCATGAGGCAGCAGGGTACTGCAACATTTCATCCCTTCTCTCTTTGTTTCTCAGCATCAATTACTTTCGGCACCATTTCACCTCAGCTTCCATGTGTTTGGTGATTAGGATCGTAGAGAGTGTTGGAGAGGGAGTGACGGATCTGGCACCAGGAGATCATGTCCTCCCAGTCTTCACAGGAGAATGCAAAGAATGTGCTCACTGCTTGTCCGAAGAGAGCAACATGTGCAACCTCCTGAGGATAAACACCGACAGGGGAGTGATGCTCAGCGATGGCCAGTCGAGGTTCACCATCAAAGGCAAGCCCATCAACCACTTCCTTGGCACCTCCACCTTCAGCGAGTACACCGTCGTCCACAGCGGCTGCGTCGCCAAGATCAATCCCTTGGCCCCCCTCGACAAAGTGTGCGTGCTCAGCTGCGGCTTCTCAACTGGTGAGACCACTTCCACTTCCAGTTTTAGTTCAATGCACTCACATGATCAATTCCTTGGATGATCATTCTTCTGCTCTTAGGCTTTGGTGCCACTGTCAATGTCGCCAAACCAACGAAGGGCTCGACGGTGGCAGTTTTCGGACTGGGTGCAGTAGGCCTTGCTGTGAGCTTCACTTTCTCCTCCTCTCTGTCCTATCTTGCTCGGCAGCTTCAACTTGCTGACACAAATTTGTATTGGTAGGCCGCGGAAGGTGCAAGAGTCTCAGGGGCTTCAAGGATCATTGGAGTTGATGTGAACCCCAAGAGATTTGAAGAAGGTAATGAATCaaatcaatctctctctctctctctctctctctctctctctctaacatgaTCATGACTGCAAATTTTCATTTAATGGACTACTTGTTGCTCTGTTTTACCAGCCAAGAAGTTTGGAGTCAACGAATTCGTGAATCCAAAAGACTATGACAGACCTGTTCAGGAGGTTTGTGATCTTCTTAGCACTTCTTGCGGAGTATGAGCTTAAGGTACAATAGAGTTTGATTCTTTGCTCCAGGTGATTGCTGAAATGACCGGCGGTGGAGCCGACCGGAGCGTGGAGTGCACCGGGAACATCGACGCCATGATATCTGCGTTCGAGTGCGTTCATGATGTAAGAAGCTTTGAACTCTTTGAGCTCATACCTGGAAGCACTCTGACATCGGTGCCTCTAACATTGCCCAGGGTTGGGGAGTGGCTGTGCTGGTTGGTGTGCCTCATAAAGACGCTGTCCTCAAGACTCATCCTGTTAATTTCTTGAACGAAAGGACCCTCAAGGGGACTTTCTTCGGGAACTACAAACCTCGATCTGATCTCCCCTCAGTGGTTGAGAGATACATGAACAAGGTAGGTACACTCGTTGCCGaagcc is from Musa acuminata AAA Group cultivar baxijiao chromosome BXJ1-6, Cavendish_Baxijiao_AAA, whole genome shotgun sequence and encodes:
- the LOC135676483 gene encoding alcohol dehydrogenase 3-like produces the protein MESTVGQVIKCRAAVAWEAGKPLVIEEVEVAPPQAMEVRLKILYTSLCHTDVYFWEAKGQKPIFPRILGHEAAGIVESVGEGVTDLAPGDHVLPVFTGECKECAHCLSEESNMCNLLRINTDRGVMLSDGQSRFTIKGKPINHFLGTSTFSEYTVVHSGCVAKINPLAPLDKVCVLSCGFSTGFGATVNVAKPTKGSTVAVFGLGAVGLAAAEGARVSGASRIIGVDVNPKRFEEAKKFGVNEFVNPKDYDRPVQEVIAEMTGGGADRSVECTGNIDAMISAFECVHDGWGVAVLVGVPHKDAVLKTHPVNFLNERTLKGTFFGNYKPRSDLPSVVERYMNKEIELEKFITHEVTFSEINKAFDYMLQGASLRCIIRMDG